GTACAAAGGGACAGAAACTGGAAAGTCAGCTGGATATGCTGCAGGAGGCGGGATGCATCAAGATCTTCTCCGAAAAGGTGAGCGGACGCAAGGCAGACCGCACAGCGCTGGAACAGTGTATGGAGTACATGCGGGAGGGCGACACGATGGTGATCACCAAGCTGGATCGGCTGGGCCGGACGACAAAACAGTTGATAGAACTCGCGACGACGCTGGAAAAACGCGGAATCGACCTTGAAATCATCAATATGAACGTCACGACGAAAGATCCGATGGGAAAGATGTTCTTTACGATGATGTCGGCATTTGCGGAACTGGAAGCAAGCTTGCTGAGCGAACGGACGAAGAAAGGTCTGGAATCAGCAAGGGCGCGCGGCAGAAACGGCGGCAGGCCTGGCATAACGGATGACAAGAAAGCGATGATACAGTCATTGTATGATACACAGAAATACACAGGGAAACAGATTGCAGAAATGGTTGGCGTATCAAGGGCGACTGTATATAAAGTTGTAAACGAATCAAAAGAAAACAGTTGAACAGCAACAGGAAACATAAAAAATGATGAATGGATGTTAAATGCCTGATCCGGTAATCACTGGATCGGGTATTAATTTGGTCAAATACTGGTAATTCTACAAGGTATTATTTTTCTTATTATAAAGTTTACATAATATATATTATAGGAAGTTATCTATATATCTGAAAGGTGCACCCTTTTTATCTTTTCTTCATATTCCCTATGATTATTCGTTTACTTTATTTTACCTCTGCCGGCCTTCTAACGACGTCGACCCCAACAGTCAAGTGATGGTTCCTTCTATATGCCTATAATCCTATAGATGATCTGTTATTGGATTCATCATATCCAATTTGCTGCAATCATTCCAATCTATTCAAACCTGTATTATATGTATATACATGTGTATCGGCTTTTTCGGCATAAAAAAACAGCTGCATCATATACAGCTGTCCCGTTGCTATCTTTTCCTTTCGTCATGTGGATGATCAGTTTGATCCACTTCCTGTGCGCCTGCATGTTCATCTGCAAGTGCCTTCTTCCGTCTGCGGCCTCTGACATACAGCCATGTCAGGACACTTACGATCAATGACAGTATCCCAAGGAATACGGCATAACCCATCAGCGGTTCCCAGTTGGTATCCTCCATGAAGTTCGGCACGATGAACGCTGTCAGTGCCATTATAATGAAAACGGCAATCGGCATGAGTATATATTTACTGGTGCTCAATGCAATGAGTACGCTGATGATGATTACCAGCAATATGCTGATTATATAGAAGCTTGGACTATCGATCATTCCGTTCACCTCCCTGAAGCATCTATTCCATACTCATATTCTCTTAAATCACAGCAACAAAACCTATTCATTTTGCTTTATTCATATTCGTATAATAAAAGATTTCAATTTTTAGAATTTTCCTGTATAATGGCCTTAATACTTCGGTTTCCGAAATTAAAGGAGTGTCAAAGAATGGAACAATTGAAATCCAGAAATGAAGTTGATGTGAATTATACATGGAACCTGACGGATCTGTTTGAATCTGATGAAGCATTCGAGCAGGCAGCAGAAAACATCCGCCCTGAAATAGAAAGCTACAGCAGAAAGTATGAAAACAGCCTGACAGATGCTTCGGTTGCAGTTGAAGCGATCGAAGGCTTCAAGGGTCTCATGGAGTCGCTGGTGCCGATCGGTGCATATGCGAACCTCAGGCTGTCTTCCGACCAAGGGGATGCATCGGCACAGCGTCTGAGTGGCATTGCGAGCAATATCGGTACATATTTCGGCAGTGAAACGAGTTTTCTGACAAGTGAACTGCTGCAGAAGGACGAATCATTCCTCAAGGATATCAGAACCCGGGCGCCGGAATTCGAAAACTTCGTGGATGAGCTGCTGAAACAGAAGCCGTACCAGCTGGATGCGAAAGTTGAAAAGGCACTTGCCTCCTACTCCACCGTTTTCGAAGGACCCTATAGCCTCTACCTGAAAACGAAGCTGCTGGACATCGATTTTGGGACATTCACAGCCAATGGACAGGAAATCCCCCTCTCCTACCTTGCTTTTGAAGGTGAACTTGAATCGCATGAAGATACTGAAGTGAGACGCAATGCGTTCCGTGCATTCAGCGATAAGCTCGCAGATTATCAGCACACGACGGCAGCAACATACGACCTCCAGCTGAAGCAGGAGAAGACGACTGCAGACCTCAGGGGCTTCGATTCGGTCATCGACTACCTGCTCCATCGCCAGGATGTGGATCAGACGCTCTATAACCGTCAGATCGACATGATCATGAGTGACCTTGCGCCACATATGAGACGCTATGCGAAGCTGCTCAAGCGAGTCCATGGCCTGGATGAGATGAAATACGAAGACCTCAAGATCTCCCTCGATCCGTCCTCTGAACCTGAAATCAGCGTAGAGGAATCCAGAAAGTACATCAATGATGCACTCGGCATCATGGGGGAAGACTATCTCAGCATGGTCAACCGTGCCTATGATGAGCGCTGGATCGACTTCGTGAAGAATAAGGGGAAATCGACCGGTGCCTTCTGTGCAAGCCCGTACGGTTCCCATCCATTCATCCTGATATCATGGACCTCCCTGATGACCGAAGTTTTCGTCCTTGCCCATGAACTGGGACATGCAGGGCATTTCTACAATGCCAACCGGGAACAGAATGTATTCGATGCAAGAAGTTCCATGTACTTCATAGAAGCACCGAGCACGATGAATGAAATGCTCATGGCGAACCATCTGCTCAAGAATTCGGACGATCCGAAATTCAAGCGCTGGGTCATCAGTTCCATCATTTCAAGGACGTACTACCACAACTGTGTGACACACCTGCTTGAAGCTGCCTATCAGCGTGAAGTGTACAAGAAGGTGGACAATAACGAAAGCGTTTCTGCACCGGAACTGAACCGCCTCAAACGTCAGGTGATCGAGGAATTCTGGGGAGAAGATGTGACGATCACCGAAGGTGCCGAACTCACATGGATGAGACAGCCGCACTACTACATGGGTCTCTACCCGTACACATATTCCGCCGGCCTGACCATTGCGACCGCAATGAGCAAACGGGTGCTGAACGAAGGGCAGCCTGCCGTCGATGACTGGCTGAAGGTGCTCAAGTCCGGAGGCACGAAATCGCCTGTCGAACTGGCCCAGATGGCGGGTGTAGATGTAACGACGGACCAGCCCCTGCGTGATACGATCGATTATATCGGGGAGCTTGTGGATCAGCTTGAAGCACTGACGGAAGAAATAGAAGGATAGAAAAAACCGGTAATCGAATTTCGATTACCGGTTTTCTTTGAGCACTGTCTCTTTAGATGTCTGTTCTACTTTCCCCTCCTTCATCAGGCGGCCGAGTGCGCGCTTGAAGGAGCCTTTCGACATGTTGAATGCCTCTTTGATGTCCTCTGGTGAGCTTTTGTCGTTCAGCGGCATGCGTCCGCCATTTTTAGTGATGTAGTCCAGCAGCTTCTCGCTGTCGGCATCCATCTTCTTGTATGCCTGCTGTATGAAGGAACCGTTGATTTCCCCCTTGTCGTTGATGCCGATGACCCTGAACTTTTTCAGTTCGCCGAGCCTCGGTTCATCCTCGCGCTCGCTCTCATGCACAAAAACCTTATGCCCATCTTCGGTCAGAAGGAAGGTGCCGATGCGGAGAAGGCGGTACGGACGCCCTTCCATCCACTTGTTCTTCAGTTCCTCGAACTTGGATGCTTCAATCGGGGTGAAGCGTTCTGCTGCTTCATTTTCAGTGATGAGCCTGCCGTACAGCTGGCTGTCGCTCTCCGCCCTCAACTTGAGGTAGAGCTTATCGCCCTCCTTCGGCCACACGCTCTTCACTTTGGGAAGGTCGATCCATGGCACCAGTATCTCCCGGGGTATGCCGATATCCACAAAGGCCCCCTCCCGGTTCACTTCCGTAACAGTGGCATAGCCATACTGTTCCACTGAAGCGTCAGGGACGACAGGTGCTGCAAACAGTTCGCCACTTCTGTTCGGATAGATGAAGGCGCTGATTTCCTCGCCGATTTCATACTCCCTGTCTGAAGTCGATGCGTTCATCCGGATGTAGAGTGCATCCTCCGTCTTCAGATGATAAGTGGATCCTTCCTTCTTGATCACTTCCAAAAATTGTACTGTACCTGATATCTGGTTCATATATTATCTCCTTCATTATTATAGATCGTTTCAATCACTTCGGTCATATCTTCATTGATGACAAGATCTGCCTCCTCATCGAATGGCGTGTCATCCCGGTTGATGATGACCAGATGACTCCCATTGAAATAGTTGATGAGGAATGCTGCAGGGTTCACGAGCAGCGATGAGCCCATCACCACCAATGTATCTGCCTTCGCCAGTTTGTCTATGGCAGAATTTATGACGGTTTCATCAAGCATTTCCCCATAGAGTACGATATCCGGCCTGAGTACACCGCCACATTCGCAATGTGACAAGTTCTCGGCCATCACGGTCTGTTTGCTATATGCTTTATGACATGCTGTGCAGTAGAACCGGTTGAGAGACCCATGGAGTTCATCCACATTCCGGCTGCCTGCATCGTGGTGCAGCCCGTCGATATTCTGGGTAATGACTCCGAGCGACCGCCCTGTCCTTTCTTCATGGGCGATGAAATCATGGACGATGTTCGGTGCCTTGTCTGCAAGCATCAGGCGTTTCCTGTAGAAACGGATGAAACTTTCCGGGTCATCCTCCAGGTGCTCCCTGCTCAAAAGGTATTCCGGCGAATGGCCTGCCCTGCTGATCTCATCGAACAGACCACCCATACTTCTGAAATCGGGGATGCCGCTTTTGACCGACACCCCTGCACCAGTGAAAAATACGGTACGACGACTCTCATCCATTATAGTGGAAAATCGGCGCAATTCGTGCTCCATTGGTATCCGCCCTCCTAGAATTATATTTCAATGGTACCATAAATGTGTTATCATCGCTTAAGAATATACTAAAGGAGAATGCCTATGCTACAGGTTATAGATGTTGGTCTGAGGTTTGGCGACCGCAAACTGTTTGAAGATGTAAATATAAAGTTCACTCCGGGCAACTGCTACGGGTTGATCGGTGCGAATGGTGCCGGAAAATCCACATTCCTCAAGATACTTTCAGGAGAAATGGAGGCGCAGACGGGCCATGTGAGCATGGCGAAGGATGAGCGTCTTGCCGTCCTGAAACAAGACCACTTCGGATATGAGGAATACCGTGTCCTGGATGTCGTAATGATGGGCCACGCGAAACTTTGGGAAGTCATGAATGAAAAGAATGAAATATATATGAAGCCGGATTTCTCAGATGAGGATGGCATACGTGCTGCAGAACTCGAAGGCGAATATGGTGAAATGGGCGGCTGGACGGCCGAATCCGATGCCGAAAGCCTGCTGCATGGCCTCGGCATAGATTCAACCCTCGTGGACAAGAACATGTCCGAGCTTGAAAACAACCAGAAAGTCAAAGTCCTGCTTGCACAAAGTCTGTTCGGCAACCCTGACGTACTGCTCCTCGATGAGCCGACCAACGGCCTCGACATACAGGCAATCCAATGGCTTGAAGAATTCCTGATCAATTTCGACAATACTGTCATCGTGGTTTCCCACGACCGCCATTTCCTTAATAATGTGTGTACCCATATTGCCGACCTCGACTTCGGAAAGATACAGCTATATGTAGGCAACTATGATTTCTGGTACCAATCCAGCCAATTGGCCCAGCAGATGGCCCAGGATCAGAACAAGAAGAAGGAAGAGAAAATCAAGGAACTGAAGGACTTCGTTGCACGGTTCAGTGCGAACGCCTCCAAGTCCAAACAGGCGACAAGCCGTAAGAAGACGCTTGAAAAGATCGAACTCGAGGACATCAAGCCATCTTCCAGAAGGTATCCGTTCGTGAAGTTCACACCGGAACGTGAAATCGGCAATGATCTGCTCTATGTCAAAGGGCTCACGCACAGTGTCGATGGAAACAAAGTGCTGGACAACGTCAGCTTCACGCTGGATCCGTATGACAAGGCGGTCCTGATCGGCTCCTCTGAAATTGCACGCACCACCCTCCTCCGTATCCTGGCCGGTGAACTCACTCCGGACGAAGGTGAAGTCAAATGGGGAGTGACGACAAGCCAGAGCTATATGCCGAAGGACAACTCGGAATATTTCGAAGGCGTCAATACGAACCTTGTCGACTGGCTGCGCCAGTACGCGCCACCTGAAGAACAGACGGAAACCTTCCTGAGAGGATTCCTCGGAAGGATGCTGTTCAGCGGCGAAGAAGCCAAGAAGAAGGCAAGCGTATTGTCCGGTGGGGAAAAAGTCCGTGCAATGCTGTCGAAGATGATGCTCTCCAAGGCGAACGTCATCCTGCTCGACGAACCGACCAACCACCTGGATCTCGAAAGCATCACTGCAGTGAATGATGGGCTCAAAGACTTCAAAGGCTCCATCATATTCACTTCCCATGACTTTGAATTCATCAATACGATCACGAACAAGGTCATTGAACTGAAGGACTCCGGCGCAATAGTCAAAGAGTCCACCTATGAGGAGTACCTGAAAGACCAGGGTCTCATAAAATCGTAATTTATAGACAATTCCATATATTTTTGAAAAAGTAGTTTACATGCATTGGTTATGTATGTATAATGGCATTTATAAAATTAAATATCAGTTGGATGAGGCGCATCAATCATCAGTAGCCACTTAATATATAGTCTGCGAACTTTAAGTGTGTGAAAGGGTGCGATGCCGAAATGGCCTGCCGTTGCAGCGGCAAGCCATTGGATTTGAGGGTTAAGAGCTCCAGGTCTGTCATTATTTTTACAATAATGGAGTGCATCACTTGTGTATAGATCAGAACAAGTCCGGCATTCCGCCGGGCTTGTTTTTTTTAGTTTGAGTGAGTGCTTCCCCACAGGAGGACATATGGAAACGAGTGTTTTGAAATTTGGCGGAACATCAGTCGGTAATTTCGACAAGATAAAAGATATTGCGAATGAATTGAAATCAAGGGTTTCACGGGGAGAAAAGCTGATTGTTGTAGTCAGTGCAATGGGCGGTACGACAGATGAACTGCTGTTGAATGCAAACAGCCTCTCCTCCACTCCCAAGGAGGATCATGTGGCACTGCTGCTGACTACAGGAGAACAGCAGACCATCTCCTACCTCTCGATCGTCCTTGAAGATCTTGGGATACGGACAAAGGCGATGACAGGCTACCAGGCAGGCATAAAGACATTTGGCGGGCACATGAAAAGCAGGATTGCGGATATTGACCAGAAGCATCTGGAAGCCGCATTGGATAACCACGATGTCGTCGTAATCGCCGGATTCCAGGGCATCAACGATGAAATGGAGATCACCACACTCGGCCGCGGAGGTTCCGACACGACAGCGGTGGCCATAGCAGCCCGGTGCAACATGCCGTGTGAAATATATACGGATGTGGATGGTGTCTATGCGACCGACCCGCGTGTATATGAAGAGGCAGGAAGGATCTATGAAATCACTTACGATGAAATGATGGAAATGAGTGCCCTCGGGGCAGGCGTTCTTGAAACACGGTGCATAGAGATTGCAAAGAACCATTCGATCCCCCTCTACTTGGGCCGCACACTATCAGATGAGAAAGGAACATGGATCATGGAAGATACACAAGTTCTCGAAAGGAAGGCAGTAACCGGTGTGGCGCTCGACAGTGACATCATTCATGTCACCCTGTACGAACCGGAAAGGGAGTCGACCCTCATCTTCGATCTTTTCGAAAAGTTCGAGGCCCATGACATCAACATCGATATGATCTCCCAGGTGGTGAACAGTGAAGGGTTCCAGTTGTCCTTCACCGTCAAAGGAAATGAATCCTATCGCCTGGATGAGATATTCGAAGCGGTCGAACGCCTCCACCCGGAGATGGTGATGGATGTCAGGACAAACCACTCAAAAGTTTCAATCATCGGTTCCGGGATGCGTGATATGACCGGTGTCGCCTCACGGGCGTTCATGGCATTGCAGCAGGCCGGCATCCCCTTCTATCAGACGACGACTTCGGAAATCAGCATTTCCTATGTCGTGGATGGTGAAAAGGACAGGCAGGCAGTCGAAGTATTGGCGAAAAAATTCAATCTATAAAATCAGGAGGAATCGTTATGGTCAAGGTAGCAATAGTTGGAGCGACGGGTGTCGTCGGAAGTAAAATGATAGAAATGTTCGAACAGTACGAGATAGCAGCAGATGAGCTTGTCCTCTTCTCTTCCCCACGATCTGCAGGCAAGGAGGTCGAGGTGCAGGGACAGATGTATACAGTCCGGGAATTGACTGAGGAAGCGGCAAAGGAAGGCTTCGATTATGTCATCATGAGTGCCGGCGGCGGTACAAGCAAGCACTTCGCCCCACTATTTGAAGAAAGCGGCGCGATTGTGATAGACAACTCAAGCCAATGGCGGATGCATGAGGACATCGACCTGATCGTACCGGAAATCAACAGGCCCGTCCTTGACCGCAGGATCATCGCCAACCCGAACTGCTCCACAATCCAGTCTGTTGTCGCCCTTCAGCCGCTGAAGGAGAAATTTGGCCTCAATAGAGTGCATTACACGACATACCAGGCAGTATCCGGCTCAGGTGTCGGCGGCCTGCGCGACCTTGAAGAAGGGGCGAAGGGAGAAGCGCCGACGACCTACCCGCACCCAATCCATGATAATGTCCTTCCGCATATAGACGTCTTCCAGGAAGATGGCTATACGAAAGAGGAAAGGAAGATGATCGACGAAACACAGAAGATCCTGAGCCAGCCAGACCTCGCCGTTACAGCAACATGCGTCCGCGTACCTGTTACAAACAGCCATGCCGTGCAGATCAACGTCACTCTGGACAAGGAAGCGACGGTCGAAGAAGTGCGTGAAGCATTCAAGGGCATCCCCCATATCAAACTGGTGGACAATCCGGAGAACAATGAGTATCCGACTCCCCTTGACAGCACTGGAAAAAGCGAAGTCTTCGTCGGGCGCATCCGCAAGGACGAGTCACTCGAAAACACATTCCATATATGGTGTACAGCAGACAACCTTCTCAAAGGCGCAGCGCAGAATACGGTACAGATCCTAAAAATGATGATGGAAACGGAGAGTGTTCAAAATGGATAGCGATATTATTTTTGAAGGTATTGGCGTAGCAATCACGACCCCTCTGACGAATGACGAAGTGGATTATGCGGCGTTCAGGAAGCATATCGAGTATCTGATCGACAACAATGTCCAGGCGATCATCGTAAATGGTACAACCGGCGAGTCCCCTACACTGTCTTCAGATGAAGCGCGCGAACTGCTCAAGGTGGGTGTGGATACGGTCGCAGGCAGGGTTCCTGTCATCGCAGGCACCGGTACAAACTCGACCCGTGCCAGCATAGAACTGTCCAAATATGCAGCAGAGATCGGAGCAGATGCCTTGATGCTCATTACGCCCTACTACAACAAAAGCAATCAGAGCGGCCTCTATCAGCATTTCACCAAAATTGCAGACAGCACGGAGCTTCCAGTCGTCCTCTACAACGTCCCTGGCAGGACGGGCATGACCATCGAGCCGGATACGGTTGCAGAATTGAGCAGGCACCCGCACATCGTGGCATTGAAAGATGCCGTGGGCGACCTCGAATACACCAAGGAAGTGCTCGAACTGACGTCAGACCAGAATTTCATCCTTTACAGCGGTAATGACGACAATATGCACGATTTCTGCCAGCTGGGTGGAAAAGGACTGATTTCCGTGGTCGGCAACATCATTCCGGGCGAGCTTCAGGAAGTCTATGAAAGCATAAAGAATGGCAGCGGGGATTCACAAGAGAAGTTCGACGCCTTGATGCCGATGATCAAAGCCGTACAGGTGGATGTCAATCCGATCCCTGTCAAAGCGATGACGAGTGAACTTGGTTTCGGCAATTATGAACTCAGGTTGCCGCTTGTTCCCCTCGAAGAGGAGGCATTGAATGAAGTGATCCAGACAATGAGAAAATTCAAGGAGGGTTCCTTCGTATGAAGATCCTTCTCATAGGCTACGGCACAATGAACAAAATCACAGCAAGACTTGCCGAAGAAGAGGGACATGAGATCGTCGGAATCATCGCAGGCAGCGGCAAGGATGCCCCCTACCCTGGCTTCAAAACGATTGACGAGGCAGGAGCGGATGTCGCTATCGACTTCTCGCACCCGGAACTGCTGCTCCCTCTGCTTGAGGATGATGTGAAGACTCCCCTTGTGATCGCCACGACGGGACAGAAGGAGGAAATCGTCTCCATACTGAAGGAAAAAAGCACTTCCCTGCCGGTATTCTTCAGTGCCAATATGAGCTACGGTGTCCATGTGATGAATACGCTGCTCAAGAAGGCGTTGACGGTGCTGGACGAATTCGACCTTGAGATGGTGGAACGCCACCACAACAAAAAGGTCGATGCACCAAGCGGCACACTCGTCAAGCTGCTGGATACGGCCCTGGAGCACCGCGATGGAAGCTATCCGGTCTATGACAGATCCAATGTCCACGAGAAGCGGAAGAAGGAAGAGATCGGCGTCAGTGCAATCCGCGGCGGTTCCATTGTAGGTACGCATGATGTTATATTTGCCAAAGATGATGAAGTCATCGAAATCACCCATCAGGCACAATCCAAGGAAATATTTGCAAATGGTGCACTCAAGGCCGCAAATGTCCTGGTCAATCGTCCGAACGGCTTTTACGACTACAATAATTTATTCGAGGAGAGATAGGAAAATGGAAAACTTTACAGCAGAAGAAATCATCCAGTACATCAGTAATGCACACAAGGTGACGCCAGTGAAAGTCTACGTCAACGGAAACTTTGAAGGCGTGGAATTCCCGGATACACTCAAGGTGTTCGGCAGCGAAACATCAAAGACCATCTTTGCAGACCTGGCGGACTGGAAGGCATTCGAAGAATACAACAAAGATGTCATCACAGACATTGAAGTTGAAATGGACAGAAGGAACTCTGCAATTCCCCTGAAAGACCTGTCGGAAACGAATGCACGTATAGAGCCGGGTGCGTTCATCCGTGAGAATGCAGTGATTGAAGACGGTGCAGTGGTCATGATGGGAGCAACGATCAATATCGGTGCAATCGTCGGAGAAGGCACAATGATTGATATGAATGCCTCCCTCGGCGGACGTGCTGTTACAGGGAAAAATGTCCATGTGGGTGCAGGTTCGGTACTCGCCGGCGTCATCGAGCCGCCAAGTGCTTCCCCGGTCGTCATTGAAGATGATGTCCTGATCGGTGCAAATGCCGTCATCCTTGAAGGTGTAAGGGTCGGCAAAGGTGCGATTGTAGCAGCAGGCGCAATCGTTACGGATGATGTTCCAGCAGGAGCGGTTGTAGCAGGCACACCTGCAAAAGTCATCAAGCAGTCCCAGGATGTGGACAGCTCCAAGAGGGAAATCGTTTCAGCTCTGAGGAAGCTTAATGACTGATCTTGAATTTGTGACTGAACACAGACGGATGTTGCATCAGCATCCTGAAACGAGCATGCAGGAGTACAGGACGACCGAATACATCATTGAATTCCTGCAGCAGATGGAAATACCTTTTGAACGGCCTCTTGAAACAGGGGCCGTTGCTCATCTGTCGGGAAACTCCGATCGGACGATCGCCTTCAGGGCGGATATAGATGCCCTGCCGATACAGGAGAAAAATGATATACCCTACCGCAGCACAGAAGATCATGCCATGCATGCGTGTGGGCATGACGGCCATACGGCGGCCCTGATGCTTTTTGCCAAACGCTGTAAAGCTTTGCATGATGCAGGAGAACTGAGGCACAATGTGATATTCATTTTCCAGCCTTCTGAGGAGACAGCGGCAGGCGCCAACCAGCTGATTGATGCATGGCAGCCTGAGGAAGAAATCGAAGCGGTGTTTGGCGTCCATATGATGCCGAATGAAGATGAGGGTAAAGTGGTGCTCCGGGACGGTGAAATCACTGCAAGTGCAACTGAATTCCGTTTCTACGTGGATGGAAGATCGGCCCATGTGGCGGCGAAGCATGAGGGTGTATCAGCGATAGAGACACTGCTTCATCTCACGACGCAGTTGACACAGCTCCAGCACTTCCACCTGAATGGCCTGAACCGAAACATCATCCATATCGGAAACCTGAATGCGGGGGAAGCCATCAACACTGTTGCAAGCAGAGGCTACCTCGAAGGTACGATACGGACTTATGAGATGACGGATTTTGAGGCGATAAAGGAACGGATGGAAACGTTGGCCCGCACGGCCACTGAACTGTTCAGTTCCAAGGTGGAGGTCACCTTCAATGAAGGATATCCACCGGTGATGAATGCGGATGCGCTGAGGCCGTCTGTAGAAGCGGCCCTGACTGCCATAGATATTAACATCATCGACAGCGAAAAGCCCTACCTGTTCGGGGAGGACTTCAGTTTCTACAACCGGATTGCGCCCTCCTATTTCATATTTTTCGGGAGCCGTAATGAGGAGAAGGGATTTACAAGCAGCCTGCATACATCGACATTCGATTTTGATGAAGCCGTACTCGTTAAAGTGGCGGATTATTATGAAGCGCTGATGGAAGAATTATAAGAAGGAAGTGGATGGAATGGGTGGCACACTCACAATAGACAGAAAACAGTTCATACAGACAGCCGAAGGGGCAGCAGGAGGCAATGATGTCATCGCTGTGGTCAAAAACAACGCATACAATTATGGTCTGGAATTTTCAGTAAGGGCATTTCTTGAGGCTGGCATCCATTCGTTCGCTACCACTTCAATGGATGAAGCGCTTGAGATCAGAAGGATTTCACGTGAGGCGATGGTTTTCCTGATGAATCCGACCTATGATCTTGAGACCGTCAGGGAGAATGGATTCCATATCACCCTGCCCTCCCTCGAATATTATCATGAGTACAGAGAGGCGCTCTCCGGCATCAGTGTACATCTGGAATACGCTGGACTCTTCAACCGTTCCGGCTTCGGTACATCCGAAGAGATGATTGAAGTCATCAACGATGTCCATGCCCTTCCCCGTCATGCAAGGGTGGATGTTGCAGGCGTCTGGACCCATTTCGGCTATGCCGATGAACTGGATATGGAAGAATACGATGTGGAAAGGGAATTATGGATGTCCCTCC
The sequence above is drawn from the Salinicoccus roseus genome and encodes:
- a CDS encoding recombinase family protein; the protein is MSKIGYARVSTKGQKLESQLDMLQEAGCIKIFSEKVSGRKADRTALEQCMEYMREGDTMVITKLDRLGRTTKQLIELATTLEKRGIDLEIINMNVTTKDPMGKMFFTMMSAFAELEASLLSERTKKGLESARARGRNGGRPGITDDKKAMIQSLYDTQKYTGKQIAEMVGVSRATVYKVVNESKENS
- the pepF gene encoding oligoendopeptidase F; the protein is MEQLKSRNEVDVNYTWNLTDLFESDEAFEQAAENIRPEIESYSRKYENSLTDASVAVEAIEGFKGLMESLVPIGAYANLRLSSDQGDASAQRLSGIASNIGTYFGSETSFLTSELLQKDESFLKDIRTRAPEFENFVDELLKQKPYQLDAKVEKALASYSTVFEGPYSLYLKTKLLDIDFGTFTANGQEIPLSYLAFEGELESHEDTEVRRNAFRAFSDKLADYQHTTAATYDLQLKQEKTTADLRGFDSVIDYLLHRQDVDQTLYNRQIDMIMSDLAPHMRRYAKLLKRVHGLDEMKYEDLKISLDPSSEPEISVEESRKYINDALGIMGEDYLSMVNRAYDERWIDFVKNKGKSTGAFCASPYGSHPFILISWTSLMTEVFVLAHELGHAGHFYNANREQNVFDARSSMYFIEAPSTMNEMLMANHLLKNSDDPKFKRWVISSIISRTYYHNCVTHLLEAAYQREVYKKVDNNESVSAPELNRLKRQVIEEFWGEDVTITEGAELTWMRQPHYYMGLYPYTYSAGLTIATAMSKRVLNEGQPAVDDWLKVLKSGGTKSPVELAQMAGVDVTTDQPLRDTIDYIGELVDQLEALTEEIEG
- a CDS encoding CvfB family protein; its protein translation is MNQISGTVQFLEVIKKEGSTYHLKTEDALYIRMNASTSDREYEIGEEISAFIYPNRSGELFAAPVVPDASVEQYGYATVTEVNREGAFVDIGIPREILVPWIDLPKVKSVWPKEGDKLYLKLRAESDSQLYGRLITENEAAERFTPIEASKFEELKNKWMEGRPYRLLRIGTFLLTEDGHKVFVHESEREDEPRLGELKKFRVIGINDKGEINGSFIQQAYKKMDADSEKLLDYITKNGGRMPLNDKSSPEDIKEAFNMSKGSFKRALGRLMKEGKVEQTSKETVLKENR
- a CDS encoding NAD-dependent protein deacylase, producing MEHELRRFSTIMDESRRTVFFTGAGVSVKSGIPDFRSMGGLFDEISRAGHSPEYLLSREHLEDDPESFIRFYRKRLMLADKAPNIVHDFIAHEERTGRSLGVITQNIDGLHHDAGSRNVDELHGSLNRFYCTACHKAYSKQTVMAENLSHCECGGVLRPDIVLYGEMLDETVINSAIDKLAKADTLVVMGSSLLVNPAAFLINYFNGSHLVIINRDDTPFDEEADLVINEDMTEVIETIYNNEGDNI
- a CDS encoding ABC-F family ATP-binding cassette domain-containing protein, with the protein product MLQVIDVGLRFGDRKLFEDVNIKFTPGNCYGLIGANGAGKSTFLKILSGEMEAQTGHVSMAKDERLAVLKQDHFGYEEYRVLDVVMMGHAKLWEVMNEKNEIYMKPDFSDEDGIRAAELEGEYGEMGGWTAESDAESLLHGLGIDSTLVDKNMSELENNQKVKVLLAQSLFGNPDVLLLDEPTNGLDIQAIQWLEEFLINFDNTVIVVSHDRHFLNNVCTHIADLDFGKIQLYVGNYDFWYQSSQLAQQMAQDQNKKKEEKIKELKDFVARFSANASKSKQATSRKKTLEKIELEDIKPSSRRYPFVKFTPEREIGNDLLYVKGLTHSVDGNKVLDNVSFTLDPYDKAVLIGSSEIARTTLLRILAGELTPDEGEVKWGVTTSQSYMPKDNSEYFEGVNTNLVDWLRQYAPPEEQTETFLRGFLGRMLFSGEEAKKKASVLSGGEKVRAMLSKMMLSKANVILLDEPTNHLDLESITAVNDGLKDFKGSIIFTSHDFEFINTITNKVIELKDSGAIVKESTYEEYLKDQGLIKS
- a CDS encoding aspartate kinase translates to METSVLKFGGTSVGNFDKIKDIANELKSRVSRGEKLIVVVSAMGGTTDELLLNANSLSSTPKEDHVALLLTTGEQQTISYLSIVLEDLGIRTKAMTGYQAGIKTFGGHMKSRIADIDQKHLEAALDNHDVVVIAGFQGINDEMEITTLGRGGSDTTAVAIAARCNMPCEIYTDVDGVYATDPRVYEEAGRIYEITYDEMMEMSALGAGVLETRCIEIAKNHSIPLYLGRTLSDEKGTWIMEDTQVLERKAVTGVALDSDIIHVTLYEPERESTLIFDLFEKFEAHDINIDMISQVVNSEGFQLSFTVKGNESYRLDEIFEAVERLHPEMVMDVRTNHSKVSIIGSGMRDMTGVASRAFMALQQAGIPFYQTTTSEISISYVVDGEKDRQAVEVLAKKFNL